CTCCCAGAGCTGGTCGCGCGTCATCCCGCCGGCGTCGTGGATCCGTCGCAAGACAACCAGCGTGCTGACCTTGAAGCGCCGAGCGAGTCGCTCGATTTCAGTCCGCAGCTCGGCGCCTCCTCGGTATTCGTCCCGCAGAAACGCGAGCGGCACCAGCAACTCGGCGGCGACCCGGTTGCACCAATCCTCGACGCGGTGCGACGGCATGGATACTGGTCCGACGTCGGAGAGCGCGGATTGACCGAGCCAAACGTGGGCCAGCTCGTGCGCCAACGTGAACATCTGCGCGGCCTTGGTGTCCGCGCCGTTGATGAACACGAGCGGTGCGAGGTCGTCGGACAGGGCGAAACCGCGGAACTCCTCCGGATCGAGCTTGCGCCGGTTGTTGCTGCCGACTACACCGCTCACCATCACGAGCACGCCCAACTCGTCCGCCTGCTCGATGAAGCGGCGCAGCGCGTCGGTCCAGGTCGGTGTCTGGCGACGCTCCTCGACATCGAACCCAAGTGCGTGCCGGATGCTCGCCGAGGCTTCCTCGACGTTGGCCGCCAGATCCACGGAGCCGACGAACGGAACCGGTTTCTCTCCCACGGATCGCGCGAAGTCGCGATACCACTCTTGGCGCTGCTGGCAGATGTAGACGGTGTCGAGCAGGTCCGGGCTCGGGTGCTCGATATGCGCATTGCCCACGGTGCGGAGGTCCGGGATCGGAACGCGCTCGACAGGAGGCTCTGGGAGAAAGAGGAAGCCTACGGGCGTATGCGTGGCGTTGGCGAATCGCTCGAGTTGCTTGAGCGTCGGTTGCGCCTCGCGCAGTTCCCAGGCCGGGAGCCGCGGGAAGCGCTGGATCAGCGCGTCGAGATCGAACCCGGCACGCTCCCGCGCCCAGCGCAGCAACTCCGGTTTCACCTCGACACGCATCATTGCCGCCTCAGGACCCGGTCGTCATGGACTGCCGCAACATCATTCTCGTGCCCGACTCCTTGCAAATCAATCCGCCCCGTCACCGCCGCGGCGATGAGCGCAGCGCGGCGCTCCTTGAGCAGAGCGATTGTGCGCTCGGTCGCGGCGCGAAGGGCATCCAGCCTGGCGGTCTCGTTCGCAACGTGTTCGAGGATCGAGCGCTGCTCTCGATATGACGGGCAGGGAAGCCATAAGGACAGGAAGTTCTCAGAGTAGAGCCGAAGAAACCCGGATGATCCCGTACCTAGACCCGTTGATTCCGAACGGAAAACAGCTTGAAGCAGTTCGGTCCTGAATAGATGCGCGAAGTAACGCGGATCAGTATCAGGCGCAGCTTGAAAGACCGCGTAGTCCGGACTCACCAACCCGTCCTTCGGGGATACCGCGACCAAGCCGCTCGCCGCGCGCATCCGGTTCAGAACGATCTCGTTGAGCGACGTTTTCTTGTACCCGATCAGTTCCTCGGCTCGCGTTTGTTTTTCCGACACTTCGTTGTGTGGAACCAGCCCGAGTTCCATGCGTAGGGACAGGAGGGTCTCCTCTCCCGTAGTGGATCGCTCATCTCGCTCTCGGAACAGCCACTTCGCCCGCTTCAGTTCCCAATGTATCGGGATTTCACCAAGCCAAGGGATGCCCGAGTAGCGGAGGGGGGCGCGAGGATCGAAGCCCCGGGTGACGGCGCGAGTGACGAGCGCCCGGCGCTTTTCGGCCAACAGGCCCAGCACGCGCTCCTTCGCCGCCACCAGTCCATCTAGCCGCGCGGTTTCGCGATCTAGGTAGTCGGCGATGATGCGCTGCTGCCGCAGTGGCGGAACGGGTAGCATCATCGCCCCGATCTCCGATTTCGGAATCCCGAAACGCGTCACACCATTCGCCGCCAACTCCAACTGCACACGAATCGGCTTCGCCTGGAGGCACCGGAATAGGAACGCCCCGTCCACCCTCTGCTTGTGCGGCCGAAGAAGCGCGAGGTGATAGCCGCAGACCAGATCGCCGGCGGTCTCCCGTACATGTGCAGGTACGCCGATGTCATCCCAGGATTCCGAGTCCTTCGTGATGACCACATCGTCAACCAGCAACTTAAACTTTCTGATCTCGTCCTCCGACGCGGTCGACTGCATGAAGTCCAAAGCGAGCGTGATGAACTCGTTGTTGTAAACGTCCGTGTAGTTACAGAGGCGAACGGGCATTTCGCACTCCGCCGGCACCTTGTCCACGTTACTGACAACGTAGCCTGCAGTCGCGCGAAGAGGCTTCGCCTCCCACTGGTCCGGGAGTCCGTCGACCCAGTCCAGGTGCCTCACTCCGTCACCTCCCGGAGCAACCGCATGATCTCGGCCTCTGCCTGCTTCAACTCCGCATCAATCTCCGCGAGCGACCGCGGAGGCGTGTACTTGTAGAAGTGGCGGTTGAAGTTGATCTCGTAGCCCACCTTGTCTTTACTGCGGTCCATCCATGCGTCGTGAACGTGGGGCCGCACCTCGCGCTCGAAGTAAGCGTCACTGTCGTCCTTGAGCGGCACGTTCTCGAAGTCGCGCAGATCGGGGTCGGGCTCGTAACCCTCGTTGCGGCCGCCTTTCAACACCGGCTCTGCCTCGGGATCCTTCTGCGTGAAGACGCTGCGGAAGAGCTTCTGCTCCGTAGCCTTCCAGCGCGACTCCCGCTTGTGCAGCAGTTCCTCGATCCGCTTCCACACGGCGTTCCAGTCGCGCTGTGGCTCGCGGCCGAGGGCTCTATTGATGGCCTGCACGTCGTCGAGCAGGTGCGGGCAGGCGTCGAGGAACCGGGCCTTGTCCTCGACGGTCATCCGGTAGCGCAGCCGCAACGGCCGCTCAACGGTCACCCGAGTGTAGCCGAAGTCCGCGTTGTCGAAGATCTTCGAGGTCTCACCGTCCGCGACGCGCCCGTAAAGCCTAACGATCTCGGCAATCTGATCGCGCCCGTCCTCCTTCTCGCCGATTTTGCGGCGCTTGTCGCCGAGGCTGCGGCGCATGGGCACGTAGAACTCGCGGGCGTCGAGGAGCTGGATCTTGCCCTTGCGGCGCCTCGCCTTGCGGTTGGTGACGATCCAGACGTAGGTGCCGATGCCGGTGTTGTAGAACATCTGCTCCGGCAGGGCGATGATCGCCTCGAGCCAGTCGTTCTCGATGATCCACTTCCGGATGTCGCTCTCGCCCGAGCCCGCGCCGCCGGTGAAGAGCGGCGATCCACTGAAGACGATGGCCAAACGGGAGCCCTGCTTCTGCTGGGTGGGCAGCACCGGCTCGAACTTTGCGATCATGTGCTGAAGGAACAGAAGCGCGCCATCGTTGACGCGAGGAAGACCGGCACCGAAACGCCCGGCGAAGCCGAGCTTGTCGTGCTCGCGCTCGATCTCCCGCTGCTGCTTCTTCCAGTCCACGCCGAAAGGTGGGTTGGTGAGCAAGTAGTCGAACGTCTCGCCCTGGAACCGGTCATCGGTGAAGGAATCTCCGAAGCGAACGTTGTCGCCGCCCCCGCTGTGGTTCACCTGCTTCATGAGCATGTCGGAGGCGGCGGTGGCAAAGGCGCGTTTGTTGTAGTCCTGGCCATAAACGTAGAGCTTCGCCGCCAGGTGGTGCTCCCGCAGGTAGTTCTGCGACTCGGCCAGCATCCCACCTGTGCCGCAGGCGGGATCGAGGAGCTTCCGCACCG
Above is a window of Terriglobia bacterium DNA encoding:
- a CDS encoding ImmA/IrrE family metallo-endopeptidase, which gives rise to MRVEVKPELLRWARERAGFDLDALIQRFPRLPAWELREAQPTLKQLERFANATHTPVGFLFLPEPPVERVPIPDLRTVGNAHIEHPSPDLLDTVYICQQRQEWYRDFARSVGEKPVPFVGSVDLAANVEEASASIRHALGFDVEERRQTPTWTDALRRFIEQADELGVLVMVSGVVGSNNRRKLDPEEFRGFALSDDLAPLVFINGADTKAAQMFTLAHELAHVWLGQSALSDVGPVSMPSHRVEDWCNRVAAELLVPLAFLRDEYRGGAELRTEIERLARRFKVSTLVVLRRIHDAGGMTRDQLWEAYEVELERLRVIPRGSGGDFYLTLGARASKRFARALVASTLEGRSSFTEAFRLLGFKKMATFRELGHNLGMDF
- a CDS encoding restriction endonuclease subunit S, producing MRHLDWVDGLPDQWEAKPLRATAGYVVSNVDKVPAECEMPVRLCNYTDVYNNEFITLALDFMQSTASEDEIRKFKLLVDDVVITKDSESWDDIGVPAHVRETAGDLVCGYHLALLRPHKQRVDGAFLFRCLQAKPIRVQLELAANGVTRFGIPKSEIGAMMLPVPPLRQQRIIADYLDRETARLDGLVAAKERVLGLLAEKRRALVTRAVTRGFDPRAPLRYSGIPWLGEIPIHWELKRAKWLFRERDERSTTGEETLLSLRMELGLVPHNEVSEKQTRAEELIGYKKTSLNEIVLNRMRAASGLVAVSPKDGLVSPDYAVFQAAPDTDPRYFAHLFRTELLQAVFRSESTGLGTGSSGFLRLYSENFLSLWLPCPSYREQRSILEHVANETARLDALRAATERTIALLKERRAALIAAAVTGRIDLQGVGHENDVAAVHDDRVLRRQ
- a CDS encoding type I restriction-modification system subunit M — translated: MPDHTYFSNLIWQIADLLRGPYRPPQYERVMLPMTVLRRFDCVLAPTKPKVLAEYEKRKGGRLEGDALDRKLNDAAGERFHNHSPLDFEKLKGDPDHIEKHLVSYIKGFSANVRTIFDFFELENEIEKMREANILYLVVSKFCDVDLHPSSVPNEQMGLIFENLIRRFNELANETAGDHFTPREVIRLMVNILFIDDDKLLATPGTVRKLLDPACGTGGMLAESQNYLREHHLAAKLYVYGQDYNKRAFATAASDMLMKQVNHSGGGDNVRFGDSFTDDRFQGETFDYLLTNPPFGVDWKKQQREIEREHDKLGFAGRFGAGLPRVNDGALLFLQHMIAKFEPVLPTQQKQGSRLAIVFSGSPLFTGGAGSGESDIRKWIIENDWLEAIIALPEQMFYNTGIGTYVWIVTNRKARRRKGKIQLLDAREFYVPMRRSLGDKRRKIGEKEDGRDQIAEIVRLYGRVADGETSKIFDNADFGYTRVTVERPLRLRYRMTVEDKARFLDACPHLLDDVQAINRALGREPQRDWNAVWKRIEELLHKRESRWKATEQKLFRSVFTQKDPEAEPVLKGGRNEGYEPDPDLRDFENVPLKDDSDAYFEREVRPHVHDAWMDRSKDKVGYEINFNRHFYKYTPPRSLAEIDAELKQAEAEIMRLLREVTE